The following are encoded in a window of Nibricoccus aquaticus genomic DNA:
- a CDS encoding Na/Pi cotransporter family protein yields the protein MVLLNIAGGIALILFGIRFLRKGLERLLGFGLHAWLKRMSQKPWRASLAGAGFGTVAPSSTAQTLLTLQLVKAGELSREGALAFLLGANAGITVTVQLIALRVFDFYSVVLVAGFVGFQFFKSEKIRGAGQSLLGLGLIFLAMTIISEAAKVLAADPEFVTVLELLQNHRVLLVIFAGLFTLSAQSSTAVIGLGLAFAATGKASLGLLVPIVLGANLGIGLTSLLAGYSTAAGRALAVANLAVKGVLIATALVFFPQLVAFVESTPGDVARQAANLHTAFSVVAVLIGVGCGGLLGRWLEKIMKPTLAEENRVRPVATHLDPSALSVPVFALANATRETLLLADEVRSMLDGAWRAFNKPSLELARSVQKHDDRVDELQTAIKQYLSQLPTDPLTPQESRLQFGLLNFASQLEGIGDIVDKTLCGAAVKQVQQPLALSEADKADLTEFYERMMRRFDAATSVLASRDREMARQFLNDADKLKDWCIDAQKRHYQRLKNVKDPAQLEESARFIDMINAFRRISGLLNTIGHTFLLEDGERVQS from the coding sequence ATGGTTCTCCTCAACATCGCCGGTGGCATCGCGTTGATTTTATTCGGCATCCGTTTTTTGCGGAAGGGGCTCGAACGGCTGCTGGGTTTTGGGCTGCACGCGTGGTTGAAGCGGATGTCGCAGAAACCGTGGCGGGCGAGTCTGGCGGGGGCGGGCTTCGGAACGGTGGCACCGTCGTCAACGGCGCAGACGCTGCTGACGCTCCAACTGGTGAAGGCGGGGGAGCTGTCGCGCGAAGGGGCACTGGCGTTTTTGCTGGGGGCGAACGCGGGGATCACGGTGACGGTGCAGCTGATCGCGTTGCGGGTGTTCGATTTTTATTCGGTGGTGCTGGTGGCGGGATTTGTGGGGTTTCAGTTTTTCAAGTCGGAGAAAATTCGCGGTGCGGGGCAGTCGCTCTTGGGGCTCGGTCTGATCTTTCTGGCGATGACGATCATCAGCGAGGCGGCGAAGGTGCTGGCGGCTGATCCGGAGTTCGTGACGGTGCTGGAGTTGTTGCAGAATCACCGGGTGTTGCTGGTGATCTTTGCGGGGCTTTTCACGCTGAGCGCGCAGAGTTCGACGGCGGTGATCGGGCTGGGGCTGGCGTTTGCGGCGACGGGGAAAGCGTCGCTGGGGTTGCTGGTGCCGATCGTGCTCGGAGCGAATCTGGGGATCGGGCTGACGAGCTTGCTGGCTGGATACAGCACGGCGGCGGGGCGGGCGCTGGCGGTGGCGAATCTGGCGGTGAAGGGCGTGTTGATCGCGACGGCGCTGGTGTTTTTCCCGCAGCTGGTGGCGTTCGTGGAATCAACGCCGGGGGATGTGGCGCGGCAGGCGGCGAATTTGCACACGGCGTTCAGTGTGGTGGCGGTGCTGATCGGCGTGGGTTGCGGCGGGTTGCTCGGGCGGTGGCTGGAAAAAATCATGAAGCCGACGCTGGCGGAGGAGAATAGGGTGCGGCCGGTGGCGACGCATCTCGATCCGTCGGCGTTGTCGGTGCCGGTGTTCGCGCTGGCGAATGCGACGCGGGAGACGCTGCTGCTCGCGGATGAAGTGCGGTCGATGCTCGATGGAGCGTGGCGGGCGTTTAACAAACCGAGCCTCGAACTCGCTCGCAGTGTGCAGAAGCACGACGACCGGGTGGATGAGTTGCAGACGGCAATTAAACAGTACCTGAGCCAGTTGCCGACCGACCCACTGACTCCGCAGGAAAGCCGGCTGCAATTCGGGTTATTGAATTTCGCGAGTCAGCTGGAGGGGATCGGCGACATCGTGGACAAGACGCTGTGCGGTGCGGCGGTGAAGCAAGTGCAGCAGCCACTGGCTTTGAGCGAGGCGGACAAGGCGGATCTGACGGAATTTTATGAGCGAATGATGAGGCGCTTTGACGCGGCCACGAGCGTGCTGGCGTCACGGGATCGCGAGATGGCGCGGCAATTTTTAAACGATGCGGATAAGTTGAAAGACTGGTGCATCGACGCGCAGAAACGGCATTACCAACGGCTCAAAAACGTGAAAGATCCGGCGCAGCTCGAGGAGAGCGCGCGGTTTATCGACATGATCAACGCGTTTCGCCGGATTAGTGGATTACTGAATACGATCGGGCACACGTTCCTGCTGGAAGACGGGGAGCGGGTGCAGAGTTGA
- a CDS encoding peroxiredoxin-like family protein has product MRLLNRLLILATFTAVTFSTLSAAYPTAPLAVGQSIPAANLRTDKGDAITLKSAIVKPTVLIFYRGGWCPYCNRQLSALATIEADILAAGFQLIALSPDVPAKLREKPAMEKTNYTLLSDSAMEAAQGFGIAFKVEDELVAKYKNSYKIDLEAASGSTHHLLPHPAVFIVDATGVIRFAHVNTDYKVRLEPEKILAAIKEVSAAK; this is encoded by the coding sequence ATGCGCCTTCTCAACCGTCTGCTCATCCTCGCCACGTTCACTGCCGTGACGTTCTCCACTCTCTCCGCCGCCTATCCCACCGCCCCGCTCGCCGTCGGCCAGTCCATCCCCGCCGCCAATCTCCGCACCGACAAAGGCGACGCCATCACCCTCAAATCCGCCATCGTCAAACCCACCGTCCTCATCTTCTACCGCGGCGGCTGGTGCCCCTACTGCAACCGCCAGCTATCCGCGCTCGCCACGATCGAAGCCGACATCCTCGCCGCCGGTTTCCAACTCATCGCCCTCAGCCCCGACGTGCCCGCCAAACTCCGCGAGAAACCCGCGATGGAGAAAACCAACTACACCCTCCTCTCCGACAGCGCCATGGAGGCCGCGCAAGGCTTCGGCATCGCCTTCAAGGTCGAGGACGAACTCGTCGCGAAATATAAAAACAGCTACAAGATCGACCTCGAAGCCGCCTCCGGCAGCACCCACCACCTCCTGCCCCACCCCGCCGTCTTCATCGTCGATGCCACCGGCGTCATCCGCTTCGCCCACGTGAACACCGACTACAAGGTCCGCCTCGAACCCGAAAAAATCCTCGCCGCCATCAAAGAAGTCTCTGCCGCGAAATAA
- a CDS encoding tetratricopeptide repeat protein, which yields MRPFLAWMLPVIFAVATHLSAAPTRDDLLASALAAESRFDSRTALRLFRELDALRPDDPFILQKISQQLSDSTTDTTDREKQRALATEALAYAERAATLAPDNAVNILSLAVCHGKLATYSDARQKIAYSRLIKENAERALALDPRYDWAHHILGRWHYEVASLGATKRWLVKLIYGALPDASYAEAISHLRQAVELSPQTVAHPLELGFAYLAAGQKPEARAAFEKGLALPSREKHDESAKARARAALDEK from the coding sequence ATGCGCCCCTTCCTGGCCTGGATGCTCCCCGTCATCTTCGCCGTAGCCACTCACCTTTCCGCCGCCCCCACGCGCGACGATCTCCTCGCCTCCGCCCTCGCCGCCGAGTCCCGCTTCGACTCCCGAACTGCCCTCCGTCTCTTTCGCGAACTCGACGCCCTCCGCCCCGACGATCCTTTCATCCTCCAGAAAATCTCCCAGCAGCTCTCCGACTCCACCACCGACACCACCGACCGGGAAAAGCAGCGCGCCCTCGCCACCGAAGCCCTCGCCTACGCCGAACGCGCCGCCACGCTCGCTCCCGATAACGCCGTCAACATCCTCTCCCTCGCTGTCTGTCATGGAAAACTGGCGACCTACAGCGACGCCCGCCAGAAAATCGCCTACTCCCGCCTCATCAAAGAAAACGCCGAACGCGCCCTCGCCCTCGATCCTCGCTACGACTGGGCCCACCACATCCTCGGCCGCTGGCATTACGAAGTCGCCTCCCTCGGCGCCACCAAACGCTGGCTCGTGAAACTCATCTACGGCGCCCTGCCCGACGCTTCCTACGCTGAAGCCATCAGCCACCTCCGCCAGGCCGTTGAACTTTCCCCGCAAACCGTCGCCCACCCCCTCGAACTCGGCTTCGCCTACCTCGCCGCCGGACAAAAACCCGAGGCCCGCGCCGCCTTCGAAAAAGGCCTCGCCCTGCCCTCCCGCGAAAAACACGACGAGTCCGCCAAAGCTCGCGCCCGCGCCGCCCTCGACGAAAAATAG